One stretch of Zingiber officinale cultivar Zhangliang chromosome 6B, Zo_v1.1, whole genome shotgun sequence DNA includes these proteins:
- the LOC121991970 gene encoding cation-transporting ATPase HMA5-like, producing the protein MAPSMIDIQLTTVAGRRAITARDEEEGDLEDVRLLDSYDEEAADTRGEVEKEARRIQVRVTGMTCSACSSAVEGAISALPGVVRATVSLLQNKAHVVFDPSRVKDEDIRDAIEDAGFEAELLPEINNNQSGSRKTFTGQFRIGGMSCSNCVNSIEGILTKLPGVKRAVVALATSLGEIEYDPSVINKDEIVSAIEDAGFAASFLQSSEQNKVLLFVDGLSSETDVHNIHGMLRDLKGVRQFEVNSSLAEVEIVFDPEAIGLRSIVESVEKGSNGKFRASVQSPYALATSNHVEESSKLLRLFLSSLILSIPVFFIRMVCPRIGLLSSFLLMKCGPFLIQDLLKWVLVSIIQFVIGRRFYMAAYKAVRHWSTNMDVLVVFGTSASYFYSVGALFYGAFTGFRPPIYFETSAMIITFVLFGKYLEVVAKGKTSDAIKKLVELAPATALLLVKDEEARYVGEREIDALLIQPGDILKVLPGSKIPSDGMVVWGTSYADESMVTGESEPVSKEVSSSVVGGTMNLYGVLHIQATRVGSNTVLSQIISLVETAQMSKAPIQKFADYVASIFVPIVISISLVTFFGWFVCGLLGAYPDSWGEERSNCFVFSLMFSISVVVIACPCALGLATPTAVMVATGVGASHGVLIKGGDALERAQNVNYVIFDKTGTLTQGKATVTTVKVFSEMELGDFLTLVASAEASSEHPLSRAILDYAYHFHYFDKLPTNGTTKQSRDQILSEWLLETIDFSALPGRGVKCFINGKRVLVGNRALLAEHSISVPTEAETFLVDLELNAKTGILVAYDDSFIGVLGVADPLKREAAVVVEGLKKMGIHPVMVTGDNWRTANAVAKEVGIEDVRAEVMPAGKADVIRSLQTDGSMVAMVGDGINDSPALAAADVGMAIGAGTDIAIEAADYVLVRNSLEDVITAIDLSRKTFARIRWNYFFAMAYNIIAIPVAAGILFPITGLRMPPWLAGACMAFSSVSVVCSSLLLRRYRKPRLTTVLQITVE; encoded by the exons ATGGCACCGAGCATGATAGACATCCAATTGACCACCGTCGCCGGACGCCGGGCGATCACCGCGAGGGATGAGGAAGAAGGCGACCTCGAGGACGTCCGCCTCCTCGATTCCTACGACGAGGAGGCGGCTGACACAAGGGGGGAGGTGGAGAAGGAAGCGAGGCGAATTCAGGTTAGAGTCACCGGGATGACTTGCTCCGCCTGCTCCAGCGCTGTGGAGGGCGCGATCTCAGCTCTACCGGGAGTCGTCCGGGCTACCGTCTCCCTGCTCCAGAACAAGGCCCACGTCGTGTTTGATCCCAGCCGTGTCAAG GATGAAGACATAAGAGATGCCATCGAAGATGCAGGATTTGAAGCAGAACTCCTTCCGGAAATTAATAATAACCAAAGTGGTTCCAGGAAGACCTTCACTGGGCAGTTCAGGATAGGAGGCATGAGTTGTTCGAACTGTGTAAACTCTATCGAAGGTATCTTGACAAAACTTCCTGGGGTGAAAAGAGCAGTTGTTGCTTTGGCAACTTCACTAGGAGAAATTGAATATGATCCATCAGTTATTAACAAAGATGAGATTGTTTCTGCAATTGAGGATGCGGGCTTTGCTGCTTCTTTTCTGCAAAGCAGTGAACAAAATAAAGTTTTGTTGTTTGTGGATGGATTATCAAGTGAAACAGATGTTCACAATATACATGGAATGTTACGGGATTTGAAAGGGGTGCGGCAATTTGAGGTAAATTCTAGCCTTGCAGAAGTGGAAATTGTCTTTGATCCAGAAGCTATTGGTTTGAGATCTATTGTCGAGTCCGTTGAGAAAGGAAGCAATGGTAAGTTTAGGGCATCTGTGCAAAGCCCTTATGCACTAGCAACTTCAAATCATGTCGAAGAATCCTCAAAATTACTTCGGCTTTTCCTCTCGAGTCTGATTCTCAGT ATTCCTGTCTTCTTCATACGGATGGTTTGTCCTCGGATAGGTTTATTGAGTTCTTTCTTACTAATGAAATGTGGACCTTTTCTGATTCAAGATTTATTGAAATGGGTACTAGTGAGTATTATTCAGTTTGTTATTGGTAGAAGATTCTATATGGCAGCATATAAAGCAGTAAGGCATTGGTCTACAAACATGGATGTTCTGGTTGTATTTGGCACTTCTGCCTCTTATTTCTATTCGGTTGGTGCACTGTTTTATGGTGCATTTACTGGATTTCGACCTCCAATATATTTTGAGACAAGTGCTATGATTATTACATTTGTTTTATTTGGGAAGTATTTGGAAGTTGTTGCCAAGGGCAAAACTTCAGATGCTATCAAGAAACTGGTTGAACTTGCCCCTGCAACAGCTTTGTTATTGGTGAAAGATGAAG AGGCAAGATATGTAGGCGAGAGAGAGATAGATGCACTCTTGATTCAACCTGGTGATATTTTAAAAGTTCTTCCAGGTTCAAAAATTCCTTCTGATGGTATGGTGGTTTGGGGTACAAGCTATGCCGATGAAAGTATGGTCACTGGTGAATCTGAACCAGTCTCCAAAGAAGTTTCCTCTTCTGTTGTTGGTGGTACAATGAACTTATACGGTGTCCTTCATATTCAAGCCACAAGAGTTGGATCTAATACAGTTCTGAGTCAGATCATTTCTCTGGTGGAGACAGCCCAGATGTCTAAGGCTCCAATTCAGAAATTTGCAGACTAT GTTGCCAGTATTTTTGTTCCCATTGTTATCTCCATCTCCTTAGTGACATTCTTTGGATG GTTTGTTTGTGGATTGCTGGGAGCATACCCTGATTCATGGGGTGAGGAAAGGAGCAATTGTTTTGTATTCTCTCTCATGTTCTCGATATCTGTCGTCGTTATTGCTTGCCCCTGCGCCCTCGGTCTGGCAACTCCAACAGCAGTAATGGTAGCTACTGGTGTGGGTGCTTCTCATGGAGTCCTAATTAAAGGCGGAGATGCTTTGGAGAGAGCTCAGAATGTGAACTACGTGATCTTCGATAAAACAGGCACACTCACACAAGGAAAAGCTACTGTAACTACTGTGAAAGTTTTTTCAGAAATGGAACTTGGAGATTTTCTTACTTTGGTTGCATCTGCAGAG GCTAGCAGTGAGCATCCTCTTTCAAGGGCAATCCTAGATTATGCGTATCATTTTCACTACTTTGATAAGCTTCCTACAAATGGTACTACAAAGCAGAGCAGAGATCAAATCTTATCAGAATGGCTTCTTGAAACCATCGACTTTTCTGCTCTGCCTGGGAGAGGGGTGAAGTGCTTCATCAACGGAAAAAGGGTTCTG GTGGGCAACCGAGCTCTATTGGCTGAACACAGTATTAGTGTTCCTACAGAAGCTGAAACTTTCTTGGTAGACTTGGAATTGAATGCTAAAACAGGTATTCTTGTGGCCTATGATGATAGTTTCATTGGAGTCCTAGGAGTTGCTGATCCCCTAAAAAGAGAAGCAGCAGTTGTCGTTGAAGGCCTAAAAAAGATGGGTATCCATCCAGTCATGGTAACCGGAGATAATTGGAGAACTGCAAATGCCGTTGCAAAGGAG GTTGGAATTGAAGATGTTAGAGCTGAAGTAATGCCAGCAGGAAAAGCCGATGTGATACGCTCGCTTCAAACAGACGGGAGCATGGTTGCAATGGTCGGCGACGGCATAAATGACTCCCCTGCACTGGCAGCTGCTGATGTCGGTATGGCCATTGGCGCTGGAACTGACATTGCAATTGAAGCTGCAGACTATGTCTTAGTGAGAAACAGCCTTGAAGACGTGATCACTGCGATCGACCTCTCGAGGAAGACCTTTGCTCGGATACGCTGGAACTACTTCTTTGCGATGGCATACAACATCATCGCAATTCCAGTTGCAGCTGGTATCCTTTTCCCCATCACCGGGCTACGGATGCCGCCATGGCTGGCAGGCGCTTGCATGGCTTTCTCGTCGGTGAGTGTTGTATGCTCGTCTTTGCTTCTCAGAAGGTATCGAAAACCTAGGCTCACCACTGTATTGCAAATTACGGTGGAGTAA